In a genomic window of Fibrobacter sp. UWH4:
- a CDS encoding ABC transporter permease produces MKIRLTQETLNRLKRFRKNKRAFWSLVVLVLAYLLSLTSPWTVNDEPLVLRYEGKTYFPAFVRYSEKDFGGEYQTEQDYAKLFATVRECEEDAAEGFTRAGGCPVFWALMPPIAHDPLKADLSEDGAPPFAPSARHWLGTDSNGRDVLSRLIHGFRICISFSLLLTVLGTFLGIVIGGIQGYLGKFWDTGMQRFIEIWSSLPMLYVVILIGSVYGRSFWLLILIMAAFNWISLSYYMRAEFLKLRGMTYVQSAKVLGMGHRHIFFKEILPNAMTPVVTLFPFTLIGGIGSLTSLDFLGFGLQPPTPSWGELMSQGLNNLYAPWISVSTVAALFVTLLLTTFVGEGVRDAMDPKSGDRYV; encoded by the coding sequence ATGAAAATCCGTTTGACCCAAGAGACTTTGAATCGCCTGAAGCGTTTCCGCAAGAACAAGCGGGCGTTCTGGTCGTTAGTGGTACTTGTATTGGCGTATCTACTTTCGCTCACGAGTCCATGGACTGTCAATGATGAACCGCTCGTGTTGCGTTACGAGGGCAAGACGTATTTCCCGGCATTCGTGCGTTACAGCGAAAAAGATTTTGGTGGGGAATACCAGACGGAACAGGATTATGCAAAACTTTTTGCAACGGTCCGGGAGTGCGAAGAAGATGCCGCCGAGGGCTTTACGCGTGCTGGAGGCTGTCCTGTTTTTTGGGCGCTGATGCCTCCGATTGCGCATGACCCGTTGAAGGCGGACTTGAGCGAAGACGGTGCCCCGCCTTTTGCTCCGAGTGCAAGGCACTGGCTCGGGACAGATAGCAACGGTCGCGATGTTCTTTCCCGCCTGATTCATGGCTTTCGTATCTGTATTAGCTTCAGCCTGCTCTTGACGGTGCTCGGGACTTTTCTCGGGATTGTCATCGGCGGAATCCAGGGGTACCTCGGTAAGTTCTGGGACACGGGTATGCAGCGTTTTATCGAGATTTGGTCCTCGCTTCCGATGCTCTATGTGGTGATTTTGATTGGGAGCGTCTACGGGCGCAGTTTCTGGCTCTTGATTCTGATTATGGCGGCATTCAACTGGATTTCGCTCAGTTACTATATGCGCGCGGAGTTCCTGAAGCTCCGTGGCATGACCTACGTGCAGTCCGCGAAAGTTTTGGGCATGGGACACCGCCACATATTTTTCAAGGAAATTTTGCCGAATGCGATGACCCCCGTGGTGACGCTTTTCCCGTTCACGCTAATCGGCGGTATCGGAAGCCTTACCTCGTTGGATTTCTTGGGTTTCGGCCTGCAGCCGCCCACGCCCAGCTGGGGCGAACTCATGAGCCAGGGGCTCAACAATTTGTATGCACCATGGATTTCGGTGAGCACGGTCGCTGCGCTCTTTGTGACGCTGCTTTTGACCACGTTCGTGGGCGAGGGCGTGCGGGATGCAATGGACCCGAAGTCGGGGGACAGGTATGTCTAA
- a CDS encoding patatin family protein, with protein sequence MSKNGLVLEGGGMRGLYTCGILDTFMEKGIDFDGAVGISAGACFGCNLKSRQPGRALRYNRRFARDRRFCSFRSWIMTGDIYNAEFCYKTIPQELDPFDFETLKANPMEFYMGVTDMETGKALFPKFIDGNDKELAWMQASASMPLAARIVEIDGGKYMDGGIADSIPLAFMQSQGYDRNVVILTQPRHYVKKPNSLMPLIRLVYRKYPKFIEATAHRHEMYNEETRYVFEQEKAGNVLVICPEESLNISRIERNVNELQRVYDIGRRIAESRLDEIREFLGR encoded by the coding sequence ATGTCTAAAAATGGTCTTGTTCTTGAAGGTGGCGGTATGCGTGGGTTGTATACCTGCGGTATCCTCGATACTTTTATGGAAAAGGGAATCGACTTTGACGGTGCCGTCGGTATTTCAGCCGGGGCCTGCTTCGGATGCAATCTCAAGTCCAGACAGCCGGGACGCGCCTTGCGCTACAATCGGCGCTTTGCGAGGGACAGGCGTTTTTGTAGCTTCCGTTCGTGGATCATGACCGGCGATATCTACAATGCCGAATTTTGCTACAAGACGATTCCGCAGGAACTGGATCCGTTCGACTTTGAAACACTCAAGGCGAACCCGATGGAATTCTATATGGGCGTCACGGATATGGAAACCGGCAAGGCCCTTTTCCCGAAGTTTATCGACGGTAACGACAAGGAACTCGCCTGGATGCAGGCTTCTGCCTCGATGCCGCTTGCCGCAAGAATCGTAGAAATTGACGGGGGCAAGTATATGGACGGCGGCATTGCCGATTCGATTCCGCTTGCATTCATGCAGTCGCAGGGGTACGACCGTAATGTGGTCATCTTGACCCAACCGCGTCATTATGTGAAAAAGCCGAATAGCCTGATGCCATTGATTCGACTGGTCTATCGCAAGTACCCGAAGTTTATTGAGGCGACGGCACACCGCCACGAAATGTACAATGAAGAGACCCGCTATGTATTCGAACAGGAAAAGGCGGGGAATGTACTGGTGATTTGCCCCGAGGAATCTCTCAACATCAGCCGCATCGAAAGAAATGTGAACGAACTGCAGCGAGTCTACGATATCGGCCGACGGATTGCGGAATCGCGATTGGATGAAATCAGGGAGTTCCTGGGACGATGA
- a CDS encoding ABC transporter ATP-binding protein translates to MNSVLQVKDLSVAFGFDKNGKPRDGKTPLQVTDKVCFEIAAGEFFALVGESGCGKSVTAMSILRLLPQPSAKIVEGSVLYNADENAAPVDLAKLPLADLQKVRGSEISCIFQEPMQALNPVVTIRKQLMEVFKFCRRPKGEFLSVIREQLALAGFKDVERVLNSYPHELSGGMLQRVCIVMALLSKPKLIIADEPTTALDVTVQAQVLAVLKDMASRTGTAVLLITHNMGIVSQYADRVAVMYAGRIVETGCVRDVIDNPMHPYTQGLLAAIPENHSDMRSMKSIPGSVPHPRDFAKGCRFADRCEKCANASAEMREKCKSAQVPPKQKAPDSANHEASCFMEI, encoded by the coding sequence ATGAATTCTGTCTTGCAAGTAAAGGATCTCTCGGTTGCTTTCGGTTTCGACAAGAACGGTAAGCCCCGCGATGGAAAGACTCCGCTGCAGGTGACCGACAAGGTCTGTTTCGAAATTGCGGCGGGAGAATTCTTCGCGTTGGTGGGCGAGTCCGGTTGCGGAAAGAGCGTGACGGCAATGAGCATCTTGCGTCTGTTACCGCAGCCGAGTGCAAAAATTGTGGAAGGCTCTGTCCTTTACAATGCAGATGAAAATGCCGCTCCCGTTGACCTTGCAAAGTTACCGCTTGCAGATTTGCAGAAAGTTCGCGGTTCGGAAATTTCATGTATCTTCCAGGAACCGATGCAGGCTCTGAATCCGGTGGTGACCATCCGGAAACAGCTGATGGAAGTGTTCAAGTTTTGCAGGCGTCCGAAGGGAGAATTTCTGTCCGTCATCCGCGAACAACTGGCTCTTGCGGGATTCAAGGATGTCGAACGAGTCTTGAATTCTTATCCGCACGAACTTTCGGGTGGAATGCTCCAGCGCGTATGCATTGTAATGGCGCTGCTGTCCAAGCCCAAGCTGATTATTGCTGATGAGCCGACGACTGCCCTGGATGTGACAGTGCAGGCGCAGGTGCTCGCTGTTCTCAAGGATATGGCGAGCCGCACCGGAACGGCGGTTCTCCTGATTACGCATAATATGGGAATCGTGTCGCAGTATGCGGATCGTGTGGCGGTGATGTATGCGGGCCGCATCGTAGAAACCGGCTGTGTCCGCGACGTGATTGATAACCCGATGCATCCGTATACACAGGGGCTTTTGGCCGCTATTCCTGAAAATCACAGTGACATGCGTTCCATGAAGTCTATTCCTGGCTCCGTGCCGCATCCACGAGACTTTGCAAAGGGTTGCCGCTTTGCCGACCGCTGCGAAAAATGCGCGAACGCTTCTGCTGAAATGCGCGAGAAATGCAAGTCTGCGCAAGTTCCGCCCAAACAAAAAGCTCCGGATTCTGCGAATCACGAAGCTAGCTGTTTTATGGAAATATAA
- a CDS encoding NAD-dependent deacylase: MRTNKFPRLVVLTGAGISAESGLRTFRGNDGMWEHENIDDVCTPEGYYRDKKRVKDFYNFLRKGLKEHEPNAAHFALAELEKRLGDDFLLVTQNVDNLHERAGSKRVLHMHGDLMRLTCEHNPKHEFMFDGEETLETRCPFCGAMTRPDIVFFGEQPLYMEEIQDALQHCKEFVYIGTSSVVYPAAGFKSFAKSFGAKVTCLNLEVPTSDPYTDIFVQGKATEIVPKWCKDFK; the protein is encoded by the coding sequence ATGAGAACGAATAAGTTTCCTAGACTCGTTGTTCTGACCGGTGCCGGCATCAGTGCCGAATCAGGCCTTCGCACCTTCCGTGGCAACGACGGCATGTGGGAACATGAGAACATCGACGACGTGTGCACGCCCGAAGGCTACTACCGCGACAAGAAACGCGTGAAGGATTTCTATAACTTCTTGCGTAAGGGGCTCAAAGAACACGAACCGAATGCAGCGCATTTCGCTCTCGCCGAACTTGAAAAACGCCTTGGCGATGATTTTTTGCTCGTCACACAGAACGTGGACAACCTGCATGAACGCGCCGGATCCAAGCGCGTCCTGCACATGCACGGAGATCTGATGCGCCTGACCTGCGAACACAATCCGAAGCATGAATTCATGTTCGACGGTGAAGAAACGCTCGAAACCCGTTGCCCGTTCTGCGGTGCGATGACCCGTCCGGACATCGTGTTCTTCGGCGAACAGCCACTGTACATGGAAGAAATCCAGGACGCCCTGCAGCACTGCAAGGAATTCGTCTACATCGGCACGAGCAGCGTCGTCTACCCCGCCGCCGGCTTCAAGAGTTTCGCCAAGAGCTTTGGCGCCAAGGTCACCTGCCTGAATCTTGAAGTTCCGACCAGCGACCCCTACACCGACATTTTCGTACAAGGTAAAGCGACAGAAATCGTTCCCAAGTGGTGCAAGGATTTTAAGTAA
- a CDS encoding M20/M25/M40 family metallo-hydrolase, whose amino-acid sequence MEQSTIDSVVAAIHQKMPVYIKTLSDLVSIPSISFDNFDQKFVLDSAEKVKELFLQAGLSNVQFLLPPSGRPSVYGESLTSPDKPTVLLYAHHDVQPPMREALWNTKPFEANLQGDRLYGRGTADDKAGIVTHLAALEQVRALKKNDGPNLKFLIEGEEESGSAGFAEILKKHAELLKCDAVIVADLGNFAKGTPSITTTLRGMSAVSVELKATKAPLHSGSWSGPIPDPGQVLCHMIASLSDGKGNILIPNFEDTLIPPTEAELESYKSLGMTEKIFRNDGGVLESVQLKVPEDEILLSLWRRPSIVVTAMEVGNRTNAGNVLQDSAYARIGIRLAPGMEADIATQQLVEFLQAQVPYGLECSIVTEDGANPFVTDTTHPFFQKMSKSMARAYNAETKFIGCGASIPGAELFRNTFGEIPILLTGLEDPECNAHGENESLYLPDFEHGIVAETLFFGEIC is encoded by the coding sequence ATGGAACAGAGTACTATTGATTCAGTCGTCGCCGCCATCCACCAGAAGATGCCTGTCTATATCAAGACCCTGAGTGACTTGGTCAGCATTCCCTCGATCAGTTTTGACAATTTTGACCAGAAATTCGTACTGGACTCCGCCGAAAAAGTCAAGGAACTTTTCTTGCAGGCAGGGCTCAGCAACGTGCAATTCCTGTTGCCCCCCAGCGGGCGCCCTTCCGTGTACGGAGAAAGCCTCACTAGCCCCGACAAGCCGACTGTTCTACTGTATGCGCACCATGATGTACAGCCGCCCATGCGCGAAGCTCTCTGGAATACCAAGCCGTTTGAAGCCAACCTGCAAGGGGACCGCCTTTACGGCCGCGGCACCGCCGACGACAAGGCGGGAATCGTCACGCACCTCGCCGCACTCGAACAAGTGCGAGCCCTGAAGAAAAATGACGGACCGAACCTCAAGTTTTTGATCGAAGGCGAAGAGGAATCCGGCAGCGCAGGCTTCGCCGAAATCCTTAAAAAGCACGCCGAACTTTTAAAGTGCGACGCCGTCATCGTGGCAGACCTAGGCAACTTCGCCAAGGGAACGCCCTCGATTACCACGACCCTTCGTGGTATGAGCGCCGTAAGCGTGGAACTCAAGGCCACCAAGGCTCCGCTCCATTCCGGAAGTTGGTCTGGTCCGATTCCCGACCCGGGCCAGGTGCTTTGCCATATGATTGCAAGCCTGAGTGACGGTAAGGGAAACATCCTCATTCCGAATTTCGAGGACACGCTCATTCCTCCGACCGAAGCGGAACTCGAAAGTTACAAGAGCCTCGGCATGACCGAGAAAATTTTCCGCAATGACGGTGGCGTTTTGGAAAGCGTCCAGCTGAAGGTTCCCGAAGACGAAATCCTCTTGTCGCTATGGCGCAGGCCATCGATCGTGGTAACCGCGATGGAAGTCGGCAACCGCACTAACGCAGGAAACGTTCTACAGGACTCCGCCTACGCCCGCATCGGCATTCGACTCGCCCCCGGCATGGAAGCCGATATTGCGACTCAACAGCTGGTAGAATTCCTGCAGGCGCAAGTGCCCTACGGCCTTGAATGCAGCATCGTCACCGAAGACGGAGCCAACCCCTTCGTTACCGACACGACGCACCCGTTCTTCCAGAAGATGAGCAAATCAATGGCTCGCGCCTACAATGCCGAGACCAAGTTCATCGGCTGTGGCGCAAGCATCCCCGGTGCGGAACTTTTCCGCAACACCTTCGGCGAAATTCCTATCCTCTTGACCGGTCTCGAGGACCCCGAATGCAATGCCCACGGCGAAAACGAAAGCCTTTACCTGCCCGACTTTGAACACGGCATCGTGGCAGAAACCCTGTTCTTTGGAGAAATTTGCTAA
- a CDS encoding dihydroorotate oxidase — protein sequence MSFNCVNHEYYLNFGDRVLALIRRIFHNNPEFRHDSLKHAARLAPFIPFMGGRPDLSKTLKRVITFPDHSNSLYLGCPIILAAGANKTAKRICDYANMGFGGITVGTATRKFREGNTHRPRIGFLENDRAIHNSMGLNNEGVEVIARRTDEQLTKAHKVGLCVGVSVAETPGLTNDEDKLKDLLESFAIAYKAGDYIEINVSCPNTGEARVDLDLSLTERIFGEIMKYRNAQAIRKAVYAKISPDLSERHLVNIMDMLVRTGVNGVVVGNTYPTKKISELPVEAKYEDLTPLRADGDCGGMSGRPLYENMMWNVTYIRTHYPEISVIACGGIDHGFKIFDLIKLGVDAVECYSVVAFRWMAAHAMRKELEAALLESGYSTLTDYDDHNPKQTKSV from the coding sequence ATGTCTTTCAACTGCGTGAATCACGAGTATTACCTGAACTTTGGTGACCGTGTCCTGGCGCTCATTCGCCGTATTTTCCATAACAATCCGGAATTTCGTCACGATTCGTTGAAGCATGCCGCGCGATTGGCTCCCTTTATTCCGTTTATGGGTGGCCGCCCTGACCTGAGCAAGACTCTCAAGCGCGTCATCACGTTCCCCGATCACAGCAATTCCCTGTATCTCGGTTGCCCTATCATTTTGGCGGCTGGTGCGAACAAGACGGCGAAAAGAATTTGTGACTATGCGAACATGGGCTTCGGCGGTATTACCGTAGGCACGGCCACCCGCAAGTTCCGTGAAGGCAATACGCACCGTCCTCGTATCGGTTTCCTGGAAAACGACCGTGCCATCCACAACAGCATGGGGCTCAATAACGAGGGTGTCGAAGTCATCGCTCGCCGTACCGATGAACAGCTGACCAAGGCGCACAAGGTCGGGCTTTGCGTGGGGGTGTCCGTAGCAGAAACTCCGGGGCTTACCAATGACGAAGATAAGCTGAAGGACCTGCTTGAAAGTTTTGCGATTGCCTACAAGGCCGGCGACTACATCGAAATCAACGTGAGCTGCCCCAATACCGGCGAGGCCCGAGTCGATTTGGATTTATCGCTTACCGAACGAATCTTCGGCGAAATCATGAAGTACAGGAATGCTCAGGCTATCCGTAAGGCCGTGTATGCCAAGATCAGCCCCGACCTTTCTGAACGCCACTTGGTGAACATCATGGATATGCTCGTGCGTACGGGCGTAAACGGGGTAGTGGTGGGCAATACTTACCCGACCAAGAAAATTAGCGAACTTCCTGTAGAGGCGAAGTACGAGGACCTGACTCCGCTCCGCGCCGACGGAGACTGTGGAGGAATGTCTGGCCGTCCTCTTTACGAGAACATGATGTGGAACGTGACCTACATCCGCACGCATTATCCGGAAATCAGCGTGATTGCCTGTGGTGGCATTGACCATGGGTTCAAGATTTTCGATCTCATCAAGCTTGGGGTCGATGCTGTAGAATGTTACTCGGTGGTTGCCTTCCGCTGGATGGCCGCACATGCGATGCGCAAGGAACTCGAAGCTGCCCTGCTGGAATCGGGGTACTCGACGCTCACGGATTACGATGACCACAATCCGAAGCAGACCAAGTCCGTTTGA
- a CDS encoding thioredoxin-like domain-containing protein gives MKPLFRNTLFALLLATGFSYAVPWLGVTFKKTSFENHLALNVIGVHPESGCFAAGMVAGDLIVGVQGSPLSDMSQIQSAVAGHKAGQKIKIEISREGKKKTLTVALTERPDDISNLTGSAIGSKIAKFGENFYKNGEKRKEKPKATLLDFWATWCGLCRKTLPVLANIYNKYSSKGLEVIGIADESVDVLNDFYAHQHASPYPLYRDAKKEMWMRYGIHAVPTLMLLDKDGYIKRVWSGAPSEYMIEQILKDVIE, from the coding sequence ATGAAACCGTTATTTCGTAATACTCTTTTCGCTTTGCTTCTTGCAACAGGGTTTTCCTATGCGGTTCCCTGGCTCGGAGTCACTTTCAAGAAGACTTCCTTCGAGAACCATCTTGCTCTCAACGTAATCGGTGTTCACCCGGAGTCCGGCTGCTTTGCGGCGGGTATGGTGGCTGGTGATTTGATTGTCGGGGTGCAGGGGAGCCCGCTCTCGGATATGTCGCAAATCCAGTCGGCTGTCGCAGGGCACAAGGCGGGGCAGAAAATCAAGATTGAAATTTCGCGCGAGGGCAAGAAGAAAACTCTGACGGTTGCCCTGACCGAACGCCCCGACGATATCAGCAACTTGACGGGATCCGCCATCGGCAGCAAGATCGCCAAGTTCGGCGAAAACTTTTACAAGAATGGTGAAAAACGCAAGGAAAAGCCGAAAGCGACATTGCTCGATTTCTGGGCGACCTGGTGCGGCCTTTGCCGCAAGACGCTCCCGGTGCTTGCGAACATTTACAATAAGTACAGTTCCAAGGGGCTCGAGGTTATTGGAATCGCCGACGAGTCCGTGGATGTCCTGAACGATTTCTACGCACACCAGCACGCATCTCCGTATCCGCTCTATCGCGATGCTAAAAAAGAAATGTGGATGCGCTATGGCATCCACGCTGTTCCGACACTGATGCTGTTGGATAAGGATGGCTACATCAAACGCGTCTGGAGCGGTGCCCCCAGCGAGTACATGATAGAGCAAATCCTGAAGGACGTAATCGAGTAG
- a CDS encoding TIGR02147 family protein, translating to MKSVFEYKDYHLFMQDYYDERKRLGAFSWREFCKSAGFTSPNFLKLVCMGQSKLSKVKVGDVAKAMGLAGDDADYFREMVTFCNAEKDDAKKAALLEMQRIALEHKVRVVDSDAFQYYESWKYPVLRELAPMMPGASPRDLADACKEHVSAEEVRDVLNFLVKAGFLKKDGEKVYSQTEQTVIGSKEALPIAIRAMHKEMANMAARAVDRYSANERHFTGVTLSVNQVASERIAKELDACCRKVLAIANEYNDQDQVCRINFQFFPVTEKIKEVHHA from the coding sequence ATGAAATCGGTGTTTGAATACAAGGACTATCACCTCTTTATGCAGGATTACTACGACGAACGCAAGCGTCTGGGTGCGTTTTCGTGGCGCGAGTTCTGCAAAAGTGCCGGATTTACTTCGCCGAATTTCCTGAAGCTTGTGTGCATGGGCCAGAGCAAGCTCAGCAAAGTCAAGGTGGGTGATGTCGCGAAGGCGATGGGCCTTGCGGGCGATGACGCGGATTACTTCCGCGAAATGGTTACGTTCTGCAATGCCGAAAAGGATGATGCCAAGAAGGCGGCCCTTCTCGAAATGCAGAGGATTGCGTTGGAACACAAGGTGCGTGTGGTTGATAGCGATGCGTTCCAGTATTATGAATCCTGGAAGTACCCAGTGCTTCGTGAACTCGCCCCGATGATGCCGGGGGCCTCTCCCCGCGATTTGGCCGATGCGTGCAAGGAACATGTGTCTGCCGAGGAAGTGCGCGACGTGTTGAATTTCTTGGTGAAGGCAGGTTTCCTGAAAAAGGATGGCGAAAAGGTCTATTCGCAGACGGAACAGACGGTCATTGGTTCGAAAGAGGCTTTGCCCATAGCAATACGGGCCATGCACAAAGAGATGGCGAACATGGCGGCGCGTGCCGTAGATCGCTATTCCGCAAACGAGCGCCATTTTACAGGCGTCACGCTCAGCGTAAATCAAGTGGCGAGCGAACGGATTGCCAAAGAACTGGACGCCTGCTGCAGAAAGGTACTTGCGATTGCGAACGAATACAACGACCAAGATCAGGTTTGTAGAATCAATTTCCAGTTTTTCCCTGTCACCGAAAAAATCAAAGAGGTGCATCATGCTTAA